The proteins below are encoded in one region of Halalkalicoccus jeotgali B3:
- a CDS encoding lipid II:glycine glycyltransferase FemX, which yields MSITVRRASDEEFEEWNSYVKRAEAAGPFHQREGIELLADHTDTTLHPLVAAKGQQAIGILPVFEQEKGPFTMVVSPPTHTEVYYLGAALLDAHQLKQRKEERRNRRFAYACHEWIEENLDPDLTHIRTVDRYQDLRPYKEKGYAVEPYYTYVTDLTPSEDDLLMALSSDARSNVRNTDDDAYEIEVGGLTEAKEIIERVRERHDDQGMNYFIDDEYITRLHTTFPDGQVKPYTCWNADGEMAGGIVAIEHKDTVYRWQGGTKGDAEIPVNDLLDWHVMTDAKSRGVERYDLVGANQRRICRYKSKFAPDLATYHGALKRSRRAGAVNAARSLLSR from the coding sequence ATGAGTATCACAGTACGACGTGCGAGCGACGAGGAGTTCGAGGAGTGGAACAGCTACGTCAAACGGGCCGAGGCCGCGGGTCCGTTCCACCAGCGCGAGGGGATCGAGCTACTCGCGGATCATACGGACACGACCCTGCATCCGCTGGTGGCCGCCAAGGGCCAGCAGGCCATCGGGATCCTCCCCGTCTTCGAACAGGAGAAGGGACCGTTCACGATGGTCGTCTCGCCGCCCACCCACACCGAGGTCTACTACCTCGGGGCGGCGCTGCTCGACGCCCACCAGCTCAAACAGCGCAAAGAGGAGCGGCGAAACCGCCGCTTTGCCTACGCGTGTCACGAGTGGATCGAGGAGAACCTCGACCCCGATCTGACGCATATCAGAACCGTCGACCGGTATCAGGACCTCCGGCCGTACAAGGAGAAGGGATACGCTGTCGAGCCGTACTACACCTACGTCACCGACCTGACGCCCAGCGAGGACGACCTCCTAATGGCGCTGTCGAGCGACGCGCGCTCGAACGTCCGCAACACCGACGACGACGCCTACGAGATCGAGGTCGGCGGGCTCACGGAGGCAAAGGAGATCATCGAGCGGGTGCGAGAACGACACGACGATCAGGGGATGAACTACTTCATCGACGACGAGTACATCACCCGACTGCACACGACGTTTCCCGACGGACAGGTCAAACCCTACACCTGCTGGAACGCGGACGGGGAAATGGCCGGCGGGATCGTCGCCATCGAGCACAAAGACACCGTCTATCGCTGGCAGGGCGGGACGAAAGGCGACGCCGAGATCCCCGTCAACGACCTGCTCGACTGGCACGTCATGACCGACGCCAAATCGCGGGGGGTCGAGCGCTACGATCTGGTCGGCGCGAACCAACGGCGCATCTGCCGGTACAAATCGAAGTTCGCGCCCGATCTGGCGACCTATCACGGCGCGCTCAAGCGCTCGCGGCGCGCCGGAGCGGTCAACGCCGCCCGATCGCTGCTGTCCAGGTAG
- a CDS encoding DegT/DnrJ/EryC1/StrS family aminotransferase encodes MARTTPRLGPRAVFGRARSDGVRSFFDDHGASRYAFYGYGKVAARDGIDVLLGERPEATNVVLPAYLPYGIVEPFREAGLEPRYYTCDRSLRPDLDRIEELLDSGSLAVLFVQYFGQPQRREDIEAITELAAEYDAYTIDDNAHSALSTLDGRLLGTFGDIGITSLHKTLPIPNGAALFLTNDALSGAELTRSAVREGYTKADYRYCTRSLGRSISDTPVLKRALSTFRRVNGHESDGTNQVHTDSEADPREIYESTKGPMSRLVLHVLDRTDPIDVIAARRANYRIWDRTIRDLDGVEPVFESLAEGACPQYYPAIVADPDDLGGLAGIAKPWPPLPYELRDEAAFETENFLASHLHTLPVHQDLDLRNRASLGVDE; translated from the coding sequence ATGGCCCGTACGACCCCTCGACTCGGCCCGCGAGCCGTGTTCGGCCGGGCGAGAAGCGACGGCGTTCGATCGTTTTTCGACGATCACGGCGCTTCGCGCTACGCGTTTTACGGCTACGGGAAGGTCGCCGCACGCGACGGGATCGACGTCCTGCTCGGAGAGCGTCCCGAGGCGACGAACGTCGTCCTCCCGGCGTACCTCCCCTACGGGATCGTCGAACCGTTCCGCGAGGCGGGACTCGAACCGCGCTACTACACCTGCGATCGGTCCCTCCGGCCGGACCTCGACCGCATCGAGGAGTTGCTCGACTCGGGGTCGCTCGCGGTGCTGTTCGTCCAGTACTTCGGCCAGCCACAGCGACGCGAGGACATCGAGGCGATCACGGAGCTGGCTGCGGAGTACGACGCCTACACCATCGACGACAACGCCCATTCGGCGTTGAGTACGCTCGACGGACGGCTGCTCGGGACGTTCGGGGATATCGGCATCACGAGCCTGCACAAGACCCTGCCGATCCCCAACGGCGCAGCGCTCTTTCTCACGAACGACGCCCTCTCGGGGGCCGAATTGACCCGCTCTGCGGTTCGCGAGGGGTACACGAAAGCGGACTACCGATACTGTACGCGCTCGTTGGGCCGGTCGATAAGCGACACACCCGTTCTCAAACGGGCGCTCTCGACGTTTCGTCGGGTGAACGGCCACGAGTCCGACGGGACGAATCAGGTCCACACGGACAGCGAGGCGGATCCCCGCGAGATCTACGAGTCGACCAAGGGGCCGATGTCCCGCCTCGTGTTGCACGTCCTCGATCGAACCGATCCGATCGACGTGATCGCCGCCCGCCGGGCGAACTATCGGATCTGGGACCGCACGATACGCGACCTCGACGGCGTCGAACCGGTCTTCGAGTCGCTCGCCGAGGGTGCCTGCCCGCAGTACTACCCCGCCATCGTCGCGGATCCGGACGACCTCGGCGGGCTGGCGGGGATCGCAAAACCGTGGCCGCCGCTGCCGTACGAACTCCGGGACGAGGCGGCCTTCGAAACCGAGAACTTCCTGGCGTCGCACCTCCATACGCTACCGGTCCATCAGGACCTCGACCTGCGCAACAGGGCAAGTCTCGGCGTCGACGAATAG
- a CDS encoding DUF192 domain-containing protein encodes MDTRRLPLVITAFLVVAIALALAYQLGAVGLVTGSEDSATVSISDGNERLATVDAEVADTTPQRYTGLSDHDSLGSDEGMLFAFERESTRGFVMRDMAFPIDMIFVGEDGTITAVHEAPVEEDQSDLRTYRGEAKWVLEVNYGYAAEHGITEGDRVRIDY; translated from the coding sequence ATGGACACCCGGCGTCTACCGCTGGTTATCACCGCCTTTCTCGTCGTCGCCATCGCTCTGGCCCTCGCCTACCAACTCGGGGCGGTCGGGCTGGTCACCGGCAGCGAGGACTCGGCTACGGTGTCGATCTCCGACGGGAACGAGCGGCTCGCGACGGTCGACGCGGAGGTCGCTGATACGACACCCCAGCGCTACACCGGCCTCTCGGATCACGACTCGCTGGGAAGCGACGAGGGGATGTTGTTCGCCTTCGAACGCGAGAGCACCCGAGGTTTCGTCATGCGCGACATGGCATTTCCCATCGACATGATCTTCGTCGGTGAGGACGGGACGATTACGGCGGTCCACGAAGCGCCCGTAGAGGAGGACCAATCCGACCTGCGGACGTATCGCGGCGAGGCCAAGTGGGTGCTCGAAGTCAACTACGGCTACGCCGCCGAACACGGGATCACGGAGGGCGATCGCGTGAGGATCGACTACTGA